Proteins encoded within one genomic window of Candidatus Neomarinimicrobiota bacterium:
- a CDS encoding glycoside hydrolase family 38 C-terminal domain-containing protein: VASIQWADLSEDKYGVSLLNRSKYGHDVKGNIIRLSLLRSPTWPDETADRGKHVIAYALYPHQGSWREGESVRRGYEYNHPPIAVLTGTHAGQLPAEHSFLQLAPSNLVLTALKAAEDTPDAWIVRWYESQGEKAVAKLTLPRAPTKVVNSNFLEDDFEELAAPNRTISIETAGNSIQTVKVYYK, from the coding sequence AAGTGGCATCCATTCAGTGGGCTGACCTCTCGGAAGACAAGTATGGCGTGAGTCTGCTCAACAGATCGAAGTACGGGCATGACGTCAAGGGGAATATCATCCGGCTCTCGCTGCTCCGTTCTCCTACCTGGCCTGACGAAACAGCCGACCGTGGCAAGCACGTCATCGCCTATGCCCTCTATCCTCACCAAGGATCATGGCGGGAAGGGGAAAGCGTGAGAAGAGGTTATGAATACAACCATCCACCAATCGCCGTGCTAACCGGGACACACGCTGGCCAGCTGCCCGCAGAACATTCGTTTCTCCAGCTCGCGCCCTCCAATCTTGTGCTGACTGCTCTGAAAGCAGCCGAAGATACCCCCGATGCCTGGATCGTAAGATGGTACGAATCGCAGGGGGAAAAAGCAGTGGCGAAACTGACTCTACCCCGCGCGCCAACAAAAGTGGTGAATTCAAACTTCCTCGAAGATGACTTTGAGGAGCTTGCCGCCCCGAACAGGACCATCAGCATCGAGACGGCCGGGAATTCAATTCAGACCGTGAAGGTATATTACAAGTGA